The following are from one region of the Camelus ferus isolate YT-003-E chromosome 13, BCGSAC_Cfer_1.0, whole genome shotgun sequence genome:
- the LOC116668106 gene encoding guanylate-binding protein 4-like translates to MKQFERAQKEAAEREQELLKEKLKEQQQKLEMQERSMKENLAQLEEKMDREREDLLRQQDRLLEHKLKMQRELLRDGFKKKAKALTTQINKLKENIQRTRNKSIVAQVAASFALLTLFLVIKK, encoded by the exons ATGAAACAGTTTGAACGTGCCCAGAAGGAGGCCGCTGAGAGGGAACAAGAATTGctaaaggagaaactgaaagagCAACAGCAAAAACTGGAGATGCAGGAGCGAAGCATGAAGGAGAATCTAGCTCAGCTGGAAGAGAAGATGGATAGGGAGAGAGAAGACCTTCTGAGACAGCAGGACCGTTTGCTGGAGCACAAGCTGAAG aTGCAAAGAGAACTACTTAGAgatggatttaaaaagaaagctaaggCATTAActactcaaataaataaactaaaagaaaacattcaaagaaCCAGAAACAAGTCAATAGTGGCCCAAGTTGCGGCGAGCTTTGCATTACTTACCTTGTTCCTGGTCATTAAAAAGTAG